AGGGGCTGGACCGGGCGGTCGGCGACCAGGTCGATCAGGTCGGTGCCCTTGGTCCACTCGGTGACCACCACGCCCAGCAGGCCTTCACCGGAGGTGATGCCGCTGCCGAGGGTGAGCACGTCGAGCACCCTGGCGACCGCTTCGTGGTTGAACTTGGCCGCGTGCGTGGCGCGTTCGAGGGTCTTGCGGGCCTGACGTGCGGCTTCGGCGTCCGCGGGGTCGCCGACGAGCAGCGTCAGAGCGACGTCCCGCCGCAGCTGGCCGTCCCGCGCACGCCACAGGTGGGCGCCCGCCCGCTCGTCGATGCCGAACTGGGCGAGCAACCGGTACCGGCCGTCTCCGACCACGCTGCCCGGCGCGAGGGAGCCTCCCCTCGCGCGGACACCCGTCCGGATCGGACCGGACTGCTCGCTCCGCTTCTCGTTCACCCCACGCTCTCTTTCCCGCGCCCTGTGGTCGAGGGTACGTGAACACACGGGGTGAGACAGGGTTATCCGTGAGTGGTTCGTTACCCGCGCTTGATCAATCGGGTGATTCTCTTCGTGGCCGGCGACAGCTCGTCCACCCTGAGCAGCGCCAGTACGCCGAACGACACACCGAGACCCACGATGCCCTGCAGGATCAGCTTGATCCACGCGGTCAGCCGCTCGCCGAAGTCCGGGACCACCCAGCCGGCCGCGACCGCGGCCAGCACACCCAGCCCGCTCGCCACGACGGTGAACAGGATGACGCCGAGCACGCGCTTGCTGCGCAGGTTGCCCAGGCTCACCCACAGCCAGACCTGGCCCATGATCGCGCCGACCACGAACGTCAGCGAGTTGACCATCATCGCGCCCAGCACGATGTTCTGGTCGGACAGCAGCACCGGGCACAGGTACAGCAGCGGGATCTTGACCAGGGTCATCACGACCATGATCAGCGTCGGCGTGCGCGCGTCCTTCATCGCGTAGAACACCCGCAGCTGCAGCATCACCAGCGCGTACGGCAGCAGGCCGAACGCCGAGATGGCCAGCGCCTCGCCCAGCCGCGACGCCTCCGCGGTCGAGTTCTCCCCGCCGCTGAACAGCGCGACACCCACCGAGGTGCCGATCACCGACATCACCGCGGCGATCGGCACGAGCATCACCGTCGAGATGCGGGAGGCGTAGGACAGGTCGGCGACCACCTTGCGGGTGTCGCCGTCGGCGGCGTTGCGCGACAGCCGCGGCATGATCGCGGTCAGCAGCGAGACGCCGATGACGCCGTAGGGCAGCTGGAACAGCAGCCAGGCGTTCGAGTAGATCGTCACACCACCCGGGTCACCGCTGGTCAGCACACGGGTGTTGACGGTGAAGCCGATCTGGCTGACCGCGACGTAGCCGAGGATCCACAGCGCGAGGCCGCCGAACTCCTTCATGCGCTTGTCGATGCCCCAGCGCCACTTGAACCTGAACCCGCTGCGCAGCAGCGGCGGCACCAGCATGATCGCCTGCACGACGATGCCCATGGTCACGCCGATGCCCAGCAGCAGCAGCTTCGGCTGGCTCATCTCCACGGGGTTGAACGTGATCTCGCCGGGGGTGAGCATGAACACGGCCAGCGTGAAGATCACGACCAGGTTGTTCACCACCGGCGCCCAGGCCGGCGGCCCGAAGATCTGCTTCGCGTTGAGGACCGCCGAGAGCAGGGCGAACAGGCCGTAGAACAGGATCTCCGGCAGCAGCAGCCTGGCGAACGCGGTGGTCAGGTCCGAACTCGTCTTGCCCGGTTCGCCGTCCAGGTAGAGCGAGGTCAGCCACGGCGCG
The window above is part of the Amycolatopsis thermoflava N1165 genome. Proteins encoded here:
- the murJ gene encoding murein biosynthesis integral membrane protein MurJ, with amino-acid sequence MPFGAPPLPPNDPDATMLIPRISGVQGGNRWPVADPDVLRPYDALATRMMPRISASPSTSFGEGPGLDATGFHAPVEAPEKPAAPSLAKSSSRIAIASLISRITGFLWKIMLVWAVGTGVVNDSFNIANTLPNIVFELLLGGVLSSVVVPLLVRSQDDKDGGLAYTQRMLTVAFVLLVIGTVVAVAAAPWLTSLYLDGEPGKTSSDLTTAFARLLLPEILFYGLFALLSAVLNAKQIFGPPAWAPVVNNLVVIFTLAVFMLTPGEITFNPVEMSQPKLLLLGIGVTMGIVVQAIMLVPPLLRSGFRFKWRWGIDKRMKEFGGLALWILGYVAVSQIGFTVNTRVLTSGDPGGVTIYSNAWLLFQLPYGVIGVSLLTAIMPRLSRNAADGDTRKVVADLSYASRISTVMLVPIAAVMSVIGTSVGVALFSGGENSTAEASRLGEALAISAFGLLPYALVMLQLRVFYAMKDARTPTLIMVVMTLVKIPLLYLCPVLLSDQNIVLGAMMVNSLTFVVGAIMGQVWLWVSLGNLRSKRVLGVILFTVVASGLGVLAAVAAGWVVPDFGERLTAWIKLILQGIVGLGVSFGVLALLRVDELSPATKRITRLIKRG